A DNA window from Flavisolibacter ginsenosidimutans contains the following coding sequences:
- the selD gene encoding selenide, water dikinase SelD yields the protein MTTEEQIRLTQFSKGGGCGCKIAPSVLQEILKTENKSSFPQLLVGNESSDDAAVYQLDENTAIVSTTDFFMPIVDDAFAFGQIASANAISDVYAMGGKPLMAIAILGWPAGKISPGVAQKVLDGGRSICAEAGIPLAGGHTIDSLEPIFGLAVTGAVHPAHVKKNNGAQEGDLLFLTKPLGVGVLSTAVKKGVLTDEHYAVLLKQLTTLNKAGEALGKLQSVRAMTDVTGFGLLGHIIEMAEGSGVSVELNYSTVQKIEGLDEYLKQGIGPGATARNWNSYGHKVQFENGINTEEALKLLPDPQTNGGLLIASNDIDELREVFLLNGLTDFLTPIGRCIPQKEKAVYVRREK from the coding sequence ATGACAACAGAAGAACAAATCAGGCTCACGCAATTTTCAAAAGGCGGCGGCTGCGGCTGCAAAATCGCACCGTCGGTGCTGCAGGAAATTTTAAAAACAGAAAACAAAAGTTCTTTTCCGCAATTGTTGGTAGGCAACGAAAGCAGCGACGACGCCGCGGTTTATCAATTGGACGAGAACACGGCCATCGTTTCCACCACCGATTTTTTTATGCCCATTGTAGATGACGCGTTTGCCTTCGGGCAAATTGCTTCGGCCAACGCCATCAGCGATGTTTATGCGATGGGCGGAAAGCCCCTGATGGCAATTGCAATTTTGGGTTGGCCTGCGGGCAAAATTTCTCCCGGCGTAGCGCAAAAAGTTTTGGACGGCGGACGAAGCATTTGCGCCGAAGCGGGCATTCCGTTGGCCGGTGGCCACACCATTGATTCGCTGGAACCCATTTTCGGTTTGGCCGTAACGGGTGCGGTGCATCCAGCACACGTTAAAAAGAACAACGGTGCGCAGGAAGGCGATTTACTTTTTCTCACCAAGCCGCTCGGCGTTGGCGTATTGTCAACCGCTGTAAAAAAAGGTGTGTTGACAGATGAACATTATGCTGTTTTGCTGAAGCAATTAACGACGTTGAACAAAGCCGGTGAAGCGTTGGGCAAGCTCCAAAGCGTTCGCGCCATGACAGATGTTACGGGCTTTGGTTTATTGGGACACATAATTGAAATGGCCGAAGGCAGCGGTGTAAGTGTTGAACTGAATTATTCGACGGTGCAAAAGATTGAAGGATTGGATGAATATTTAAAACAAGGAATAGGTCCCGGCGCCACGGCCCGCAACTGGAACAGCTACGGCCACAAAGTGCAATTTGAAAATGGCATCAATACCGAAGAAGCATTGAAACTCTTGCCCGACCCGCAAACCAACGGCGGCTTGCTGATTGCGTCGAACGATATTGATGAATTGAGAGAAGTTTTTTTGTTAAATGGCTTGACTGATTTTCTGACACCAATTGGCCGTTGCATTCCACAAAAAGAAAAAGCTGTGTATGTGAGGCGTGAAAAGTGA
- the mnmH gene encoding tRNA 2-selenouridine(34) synthase MnmH, giving the protein MRRIQAKEFLQESRIALLLDVRSPAEYNHAHIPGAVSFPLFTDEERKVVGTTYKRVSREAAIKTGLDYFGPKMRGMVESVEQLIVERWPQAAAKTNNEQQSTKVYVYCWRGGMRSGAVAWLLNLYGFNVTVLAGGYKAFRNLVLKSFEQPYALKVLGGYTGSGKTELLHQLKEQGESVVDLEGLASHKGSAFGNINMPPQPTQEMFENLLSCELQDLSCKQSGKERADEPEDITPNFIWLEDESQRIGSVNIPHALWQTMRQSPLYFVDVPFEERLKHIVEEYSQCDKEKLAAAIERIKKRLGGLEAKTAAQLLEEGKIEDCFAILLRYYDKQYSKGLHGRENLPSLLTKIECETVSVENTTNLLRPQQTV; this is encoded by the coding sequence ATGAGGCGGATACAAGCGAAAGAATTTTTACAAGAGAGCAGAATAGCGTTGTTGCTGGATGTGCGTTCGCCCGCCGAATACAATCATGCGCACATTCCCGGCGCCGTTAGCTTTCCGCTTTTTACCGACGAAGAAAGAAAAGTTGTGGGCACAACCTACAAGCGGGTGAGCCGCGAAGCCGCCATCAAAACCGGCCTTGATTATTTCGGCCCGAAGATGCGCGGCATGGTGGAAAGCGTAGAGCAATTGATCGTTGAGCGTTGGCCGCAGGCCGCTGCAAAAACGAACAACGAACAACAGTCAACGAAAGTCTATGTGTACTGCTGGCGCGGCGGCATGCGCAGCGGCGCAGTAGCGTGGTTGCTGAATTTGTACGGCTTCAACGTAACTGTTTTAGCGGGAGGCTATAAAGCCTTTCGCAACCTCGTGCTGAAGTCATTTGAACAGCCTTATGCTTTAAAAGTTTTGGGCGGTTATACCGGTTCGGGAAAAACAGAATTGTTGCATCAATTAAAAGAGCAAGGCGAAAGCGTTGTTGATCTCGAAGGCCTTGCTTCGCACAAAGGTTCAGCCTTTGGCAACATCAACATGCCGCCGCAACCAACGCAGGAAATGTTTGAGAATTTATTGAGTTGCGAGCTGCAAGATCTAAGCTGCAAGCAAAGCGGGAAGGAAAGGGCTGATGAACCTGAAGACATAACGCCAAACTTTATCTGGCTTGAAGACGAAAGCCAGCGTATCGGCTCGGTGAATATTCCTCATGCGCTGTGGCAAACCATGCGGCAATCGCCGCTTTATTTTGTGGACGTTCCGTTTGAAGAAAGACTAAAACACATCGTAGAAGAATACAGCCAATGCGACAAAGAAAAATTAGCAGCGGCCATCGAGCGAATTAAAAAACGCCTGGGCGGATTAGAAGCAAAGACCGCAGCGCAGCTTTTGGAGGAAGGAAAGATTGAAGATTGTTTTGCCATTTTGCTGCGCTATTACGACAAGCAATACAGCAAAGGCTTGCACGGACGTGAAAACCTTCCATCACTGCTAACCAAAATCGAATGCGAAACCGTTTCGGTAGAAAACACCACCAATTTATTAAGACCACAACAAACCGTATGA
- a CDS encoding M16 family metallopeptidase produces the protein MTETIDRKTPPRIKDAVEFDVKLKPAEKVTLTNGTQVYAVNAGAEDVLQIEWVFYAGNWFESKNLLAATTNYLLKNGTSSKTAFQLNEHFEYYGSYLNRSCYNETATITLHCLSKHLEVLLPVVREMITDSIFPEDELATYKQNMQQRLRVNLKKCDFVAGRLIDTYLYGEEHPYGRYSRFEDFDALNREEISSFYKHFYQDGKLVLFAAGKLPQNLFELLEKNFGDLPLKGLTLAGIASQPATERKYRVTNDPQGVQGAVRMGSPFPNRHHPDFLKVQVLNSVFGGFFGSRLMSNIREDKGYTYGIYSYLENHIEQSAWVISTEAGRDVCEATITEVYKEMEDLRNEVVDDEELLLVRNYMIGSILGDLDGPFHIINRWKNLVLNGLDENFFYKQIETIKTVSAEELQALANKYLQPEKFYELVVV, from the coding sequence ATGACAGAAACAATTGATCGCAAAACACCGCCCCGCATAAAAGATGCCGTTGAATTTGACGTAAAACTAAAGCCCGCTGAAAAGGTCACGCTTACCAACGGTACGCAAGTATATGCCGTAAACGCCGGCGCCGAAGACGTGCTGCAGATAGAATGGGTTTTTTACGCCGGCAATTGGTTTGAAAGCAAAAACCTGTTAGCCGCAACCACCAATTACTTGTTGAAGAACGGCACTTCGTCAAAGACGGCTTTTCAACTGAACGAACACTTTGAGTATTACGGTTCTTACCTCAACCGCAGTTGCTACAACGAAACCGCTACCATTACGCTGCATTGCCTGAGCAAACATTTAGAGGTGTTGCTTCCGGTAGTGCGGGAGATGATTACCGATTCCATTTTTCCCGAAGACGAACTGGCGACCTACAAACAAAACATGCAACAACGACTTCGGGTGAATTTAAAGAAGTGTGATTTTGTTGCCGGCCGCTTGATTGATACTTACCTCTACGGCGAAGAACATCCTTACGGCCGTTACAGCCGCTTTGAAGATTTTGATGCCCTGAACCGCGAAGAAATCAGCAGTTTTTACAAACACTTTTATCAGGATGGAAAGCTGGTGCTGTTTGCCGCAGGCAAGCTGCCGCAAAATTTGTTTGAACTGCTTGAAAAGAATTTCGGCGATTTGCCCCTGAAAGGATTAACGCTTGCCGGCATTGCATCACAGCCTGCAACCGAAAGGAAATACCGCGTAACAAACGATCCGCAAGGCGTGCAAGGCGCGGTGCGCATGGGCTCTCCTTTTCCCAATCGTCACCACCCCGATTTTTTAAAAGTGCAGGTGCTGAACAGTGTGTTTGGCGGCTTCTTTGGTTCGCGTTTAATGAGCAACATTCGCGAGGACAAGGGCTATACTTACGGCATTTACAGCTATCTCGAAAACCACATTGAGCAAAGTGCGTGGGTGATCAGTACCGAAGCCGGGCGAGACGTGTGCGAAGCAACGATAACCGAAGTGTACAAAGAGATGGAAGACTTGCGCAACGAGGTTGTGGACGACGAAGAATTGCTGCTCGTTCGCAATTACATGATCGGTTCTATTCTTGGCGATTTGGACGGACCCTTTCACATCATCAACCGTTGGAAAAATCTTGTGCTGAACGGCCTTGACGAAAACTTTTTTTACAAACAAATTGAAACAATCAAAACCGTTTCCGCAGAAGAACTGCAAGCCCTCGCAAACAAATATTTACAGCCGGAAAAGTTTTACGAACTGGTGGTGGTGTAG